The Branchiostoma floridae strain S238N-H82 chromosome 7, Bfl_VNyyK, whole genome shotgun sequence region agcacaGGAATTCAGTTTCTAACAAAtgttgacgtcatcaaaatgCAGAAACGGTCTTCTGGTCATGTAttacattcattttcatttcttcacTTTCTGTCATACCTAACTTGGGTACTGAGGGTAGCCAAACTCAGTAGTGCGACTACTgatttacagtggggccctgggtCAAGTTAAACTAACACGACAATATTATTGGTGCAGCTACAGCACAGCATTACACCTAATGTTACATAGTCATTTGTACATGCAAAACAAACTAAACATACAATGAATGATAAGGATAACAAATGGATACAAAATCATGGTCCAGTCCATTCCTATATGCTgtcagtaaatacatgtatacaaaaaaacTACAAAGCAATACCTGTGTTTGGTGAGCCAATACGACTCTTGTCCTCCTGTGCAGCTATGGGGCTGAACGCCAGATGGAGTGGTCTAAAGTTGGTGGGGGACTGTGGAAGCTCTCCGTGTGGAGTCTGGGGCGGGGACATGCCTGGAGAGGGCGTGGTCGCCATGGAGGAGACGGCTTcatcctcctcatcatcatcattttcatcttCAGCATCCTTCTTCTCCTTTCCATCTGTCTCGTCTAGTTGATCAAACACTTCATTGTCACCATCATCACAGCAGGACTTACATATATGCACTACTCTATCATTGGTGAGATTGTTATTAGTGTGCAAGGAGCTGAGGCTGGTGTCTAGTTTGGTGTACGAGCGTTTAGTCCTTAGCTCGGGAGGAAGGGCCTTCCCTTCCACATCCCTGTTTAACAAGTTTTCGATAGACATGTCCAGCTCGAGCTCTCCGTCAATGGGTTTGCTTTCCAGGGCGTTAAATAGGGCCTCGAATGAGTCGGATCTGGGGAGAGTGTTAGTTGCTGTGTGGTCAGTATTGCTTGTGTCTCCAGCCATTCCGTGTGACAGCCCACTCTCGTGCGTTTCATGCCGTGTCTCCGCATTCCGGCCACCGTTATTGCCCGCATTTTCGCCACAATGTCCGCCATTCTGTGCAGCGTGAGTTCTAGAGCAGTTTTCACCACTAGCACTACTACCGACACCACCAACACCCACAATGCCACCGCTGCCATGCAGAACCTCATGCAAGGTCCCGGCACCGTTAGCTAAAGCACCTGATTGTCTACAGCTCCCTGAAGTGCCATGGCATGGTAAAGACTGACCTctgtctttctcttcttcttcttccccgTTCTGTACAATCTTCTGTTCATCTGTACCCAAGTCTTCCGACTTCAACTCTTTCCCTTCCTGTTCTTCCTTTTTTGCCCCTTCATTCATCTCTCCATTCACAGCAACTCTCTCCTTGGCTTTGTCATCAGTCTTTTTGCCATCTACATGAACTTCTACGTCTACAATGCTATGTATGCTGTGCAGGGAGTCAGAACTGGAGGTGGTCGGGCTGATTTTTCTCCTGGTTTTGGAAGGCGAGTGAGCCTCGATCCGCCCACCTTTGAACGTCAGAGACCACTCGTTGTCCGGCTTGGTGTCTGACCCCGACGACAGCCCGCTGTCTGGCGTCTCATCCATCTGTCGTGACTTCACGGGAGCACTCCCTAGTCTCGGCCGCAGCTCGACTCCTTCGCTGGGCGACCTGGGGTGAAAACTGGCACTCCTCCCTCTAGAAGTCCCGTAGACGACCCTTTCTTTCCTATCATAGTTCTTAATCTGCCCCCAGTGCAAGTCCTCAGCCTTCACGCTATCCTCCGGGGGATTGTCGCCATCGTACGGAGCTGACCAACACTTACAAGCCTTCCACGACTGTCCGATACCTACCCGCGCGTCCTGGAGATACTCCATGTAACTTGTCTCAAACCTCCTCAGATCCGCCTTCTCTTTCACCTTCTGTTCTGCAACTTTCTGATCAATGGTGGTCACCGGGGTTGCCTTGTTGCCCTTGATGCCGATGTTTGTCACTATGGCAACGGGCGCGGCCTGCTGGTTGGCGTTGTTGTCGATCCTACAGCAGTCGGGCGTGAGAGAGAGGAACTTCTCTGATGTCTTACCGTACAGGTCAGCTTCTTTTACGGACCTACGCTGGCTCACCATCACGTGGGTGCAGGGTACCAGGTACCTGTACATAGATGGGGAAACAAGACATAATGAAGGATACCCAAAATATAATGCAGTTTACCCAAGGACACATTTATTTTTACGCTAAATCTTCTCTCTATAAATTCATACTTAAGcttacaaaacaagaagacatTCTGAGATCACAGACTTCACCCCATTACCCATACTGCTCTGTGGTCTttcaaaaagcaaaaaaagtaGTGCTATGGTAAGCACGTATGGCAAAACTGAATCGTGAATATTGAGAACTACAggaacacacgtacacacacacaaagacaaacgacacagacaaacaaatagataaccTGAAAAAATATTTCCTTTGGGTGATATGCAGGTATTTATTAAAGGTTCTTTCGAAATATCAGATGACCTGCTAGAGTCACAACTCAAGCTAGTAGTTAAATCAAAATCCTTTGATGCACTTGCACAACTCAAAGGATCTATAGAGAATGATTGGCTTACTTGAGGACTAACTCCAACATGACATCTTCACAGTTCAGGCTGACGACAGTGCGGAACAGTGCCAGGGTCACCACAGATATCTGCACAGGAGAGATGGTTTCTTTTAGgtaaacatgtacagtttttTAGCTATGCTGCTGGACtaattatcattattacctccatgaaatgtcatggaatggaggttatattttctgttatgtgtctctgtctgtgtagatgattactcaagaacggctggatggattggtttcatacttgttgtgttggtggggtgtgatgaaagctcgaatcgatgagatcttgggagccgtatctgtcgttataatcgatgtaataatatcagaaatcacccctatatttgagatatattggtacaggcatcgtgctgtatgtgtttgttaatgggcttagctgcaagcagatagtgaggtgacagctgtttggggaacccccagtagttttatttatgtctgcttaggactgtttgaaatatttgtaacagttggcacagtagttacctccatgaaatgtcatggaggttatattttctgttatgtgtctctgtctgtgtacaagattactcaagaacggctggatggattggtttcatacttgttgtgttggtgggctgtgatgaaagctcgaatcgatgtgattttgggcgccgtatctgtcgttataatcaatgtaataatatcagaaatcccccctatatctgcgatatattggaacaggcatcgtgctttaagtgtttgttaatgggcttagctccaagcagatagtgaggtaatttgtatgacagctgtttggggaaccccgagtttttttaatatgataattagttttatttatgtctgcttaggatatcatggagatgtgaagcgtaagtataactgtaagaagttgaggtacatttaacggtaatgcttaacaggtatggatgtctcacatactgtactgctgatttgagtgacatggtgattaaaatgccattaggtcctctcatcttagatgggttgggtgtaaaagttttatgggcgatacagatgttctgatttcgttacgataagggacagttgtttgttgtctctttcgtagccaatggtacttgttttttagcagacggggttggcgccaagtattcatcttacagttgatgtagggctatcagaggaaagtgtgcatctcatttttgtaccgtgtgaacagctgatgttatgacatattggtggaaaatcaaatcaccatctgactaaagttggccacatcccttcttctttctgagtttcccaacttcctcccaccacaccgctctgaggcacatagtcaaACCTCAATAATgttgacaaccttagacagtttaaatgccaaacatcaagcttaaggaacaccacgctaccatatgccgtcgacctcttaaacgcacattacacaattaagtgtcacatttcaataattactaatcagatggacatcctctgtgtcattaaataaatacaccactactttcccataacatttataaccattactctcaaatacaaccgactataaacatacataccatccacaaaaaagcaataaatatttcatggaggtatgaggtccccgaactctagtctCATATTGCTTTAATGTTAAATTTTCCCAACTTGCATGGATACAGTTGAACAGAGACAGTGCCTTACCCTGGAGTTACTGGTGATCCTACTGATGAGGGCGTCCATGACCAGATGGTCGTCATACGTTGCCGTGGTGATAAAGCGTAGGAAGGCCTTCATCAGCGCCGGTTCCGTGATGGTGCGGAGGAACAGGTCGAAGTACGTGGTGCTCGCGATCACTTCATCCACAGACGTCTGCAAAGTAATGGAAGATACTGTCagtcagtgttctagccagccagAAATTTCTTTTCCATCCCGTGGATTTTTATCTATCTGTCGGGCACGGAACAACAATCCTAGGGAggtctgggaaaattttgaaatcacagctctttgaaacactatttcctgcactttAAGGGGatgattttgctggtagacttcAATGTCATCTGTGCTACATTTCTCAAGgtttatgcaaaatttcattttaaaatcattacatgctgatttttgtctGTTACAGAGGATTGAATGGGCAAagtttttgtctgtccccagaTGCAAAATTCCGTAAAAgaatggacgctggctagaagCCTGTCGTCAGTCTGGAAAATGCCTTCCCCCTCAGGTGTCACCAAAAATGGCTTTTCTCCCACCTATCCTGTCTCTACCAAAggtaatgtacatttgtaccagcAATGGTAGTTGTGAAGATTATTGCATAAGATCAAGAGATGAGAAAGTAAAACTACACATTGAGATTTATTGTAAAATCTGATGTTGCAACAAAATGTGGTTCTGCAGTTTTCACTGAAGCTGATAGGGGGCGTGCATAGCACTACCAACAGGTCAAAGAAACTGTTTCTGAAGCAAAAAAGAGAGCAACTGTTAAATCCcatctaaaaacaaaaaaaaaatgttggttcTTAATTTAACTTTATGACTAGAAAAGAATAGTGCACCTGTATTTAGTTTAAAAACACTGTTATACAAATCAATGTTCTTCCCCGGGAACCACTGAATCACCGAATAAAACTCTGAAATCCTGTTTTTAGATGGGATCACCATTATATTTCACAAAACCTCTTGTCCCAGTTACTTTAAGGAATCTTAACTGTTCCTCTAAGAAAATGACAGAAGTGTCCCACCTTGTGCAGAGCTGGACCCATGACTGGTACCAGGAACCCGTTGTACAGCAGTTCCAGCAGCTGGTTTCTCACCATGGGGTGGGCAACCTGGAGAAAAACATGAAATCAAAGATGTCACACCTCTGTGAAATATATGTACTATTACCTTTTGTGGATTTCTAGCCATCACAGACATTAGTGATCCATCCCTTCCCTTCTTCCCTTGATCCATCCCAACTATCTCCATCCCATTAGAGGTCATTTGTTTAAATACACCacactacttttttttaaacatcaattaggccacaacaatttaatttcttggttcacggatttgctcgctcctattttttgaaaaaaaaataaaaaataaaaattcccACTCAATAGTAAAATGGCCTTTATATCaaaagctccttaaaatgtgggtattattattgtagttatatttttcattcatgaagaatgggacatacataaaaactgacactacttttgtaattttcaacgaacaggtgctgttactgtacagtaatagtggttttgtacttttttcaagctgaaaactttttattctttatgttttggattagcccttacctttaccccaaccattttacaatttttattttatttcgccctttcgctccatatttttcatgaaaaaatccgtaaaccaagaaattaaattggtgtggccttagacaTGTATATTTTACACACAAACCAAACTTCCAGCAAACCCATCAAAaggacatatatacatatttaaGTCAGGAGCAAAATTTCTTATAAGTTAGAAAAATGTATTGGGAACAGCCCTGCTAAATAAGGATATTTCTGTAGTCTGATAATGTTGTCTTAGCTCCTATCCATCTTtagaagacatacatgtacatgtactggtactagtatacataaAGGTGTGACCCAGCTATTATTAGATCCCAAAATGAAACAGACATGCTATTGTTCTCCTATTACAGCAAGCTGTGTGAGTGTGTGGGATGCAaggtctacattttgtatatctagaCTTACAATTAGATTTTGGAGTGCATGGCTAACACATTGTGAACATACCAATTGAAATCACTTTTCTGAATGAACCACTCATAATGCATTTTGCAACAGATAGAGAGACATTAGAAACCACTTCAATGGCCTGAAAAGCATTTTGACAAATGGGCTGTTTTTGAGTATCCACCATATGTTGTCATGCCAGCAGTTATCAATAATTCATATGCTTAAAGGTCACAAAGGTGGGAGCACAGATGGCAGGAATACCTGGATATTTTGTAGTGAATACAACTACACAAAGTCACAAACATATACGAAATGAGAAATAGAAAAACTGAAAATTGTGGGTTAAAATGTATTAATCATAATTGTTATATCTAGAACAGTTGGGGCATTTAGGCCTATTGCACTTtgatttggaccccctatgctgtgatttaggCTCCtgacctacataccaaatatcagcaCAATCCATCCAGTTGTTCTGAAGACATACTGACCACAAATACCCCCAGAATGCAAAAATGCagacagacactcacacacacagacaaaaccAAACAAATTTAACTCCATAAGTCTATTTTTCATTATGCAGGAAATTATATACTGAGCGGGAGATACCCTAGCTATTCAAAGGCTACCCAGGCCTCTGGGAAAACCATGTCAAAGATAACCATCATTTACCATACCTCTAATACCACACACAATGTGTCTTTAATTGTAGCTGACAACTTTACAGATAGCCTTTGACTGGTTTGGGCTGTACCATTCAATGGGAGGTTTTGTAAAAAATTATGCTAGACTccaaacatttaagttttacatgtatctttgtggATTGGTTTTAGTTAACATGCATTCACATATTCTTTTACAACGAATAAAAAGAGTAACTTCTTTAAGTCAATCTcaccagttactgtaaatgtcttaaggtatctcggttggctaaattggcattttgaccttccaagTTGTTTTcgtattaatgaattaagaaccaatggagccgtaacgaatgttgctagatgggcattaaagaattctaaatctgatttttgggagccaaattgatgacgtcatcatttttattgcctcttatattatttttttctatgacaaaatacagcactttggtacataccactgtaatggaacttcgtttttcgttgcataatgatgaaagctacacaCTCACGGTTGcggaaattgatatctactaaggATCTGTAGGAAGTNNNNNNNNNNNNNNNNNNNNNNNNNNNNNNNNNNNNNNNNNNNNNNNNNNNNNNNNNNNNNNNNNNNNNNNNNNNNNNNNNNNNNNNNNNNNNNNNNNNNcttaataactacagatcgttagtagatatcagtttgcgcaaccgtgagtttgtagctttcatcattatgcaacgaaaaacgaagtttcatcaCAGTGGTATgcaccaaagtgctgtattttgtcatagaagaaaataatatcagagccaataaaaatgatgacgtcatcaatttggcccccaaaaaaacagacttagaattctttaatgcccatctatcaacattcgttacggctccattcgttcttaattcattaatacgaaaacagtggaaggtcaaaatgccaatttagccaaccgagataccttaaatgtTTGAGTCCacagggatttactttcacagcagggagaaaatggagtgtttgctgtggttttatgttttgttttttttttactgtatagAGGTCaccacaaacaaaaaactaccACCAACATTTTGACTTTTACAGTAAGTACAATTCTTGTCAAccttgaaaatgcatttcccATTAATTGTGATACCTGATTTTTCTTTAATGCTAATCATGATCTCACTATTGTTTGCTTgccacatatacatgtacacatctagTCAAGGCACGATGGAACAACTAAAAGTTCCCACAACTCCATCTGGAATATCTACATGCACCAGTGTGTTTTTCCTATTTGGGTCACCAATGGTAACTTAGCACTGTGAAGAAGGGTCTCTTGGTGTGGCTTTGTAGTTCGCTTGACTGGAGTCAAAACATACAGTCTAGAATCTGCCTCCCTGCATGATTTGTGCCAAGGATGTGGGTTAATGCTATTACTGATTGGGCAGGGCTTGGGAATGTGTACCATCATCTCTatgcatgaaaaatggaggtaccaGTATTGTTTTCGGGTATGTGCATGTggttgtgtgcatgtgtgggtGTGTAAAAATGATTATTTGGGTGTCATTCTGGATATCCATCCTGAACTTACTCAAGTGacgctgttcacacacacacacacacacacacacacacacacacacacacacacacacacacacacgcacacacacatgattTACACAGATACGCAAATacacacgtatacacacacacatttacacagacacaaatacgcaaatacacacacacacacacacacacacacacatagtgacatacagtgtcacatacacacgcacacaaccccaaaaaaaacataactacatgtactttgaaattGAATCATTGCTTGTTACAAAGAGAGCCCTTGAATGTGCAGCACCAATTTGTGGTTCTCTTTGTACGAACTCCTTTCTGCCAAGCTCATTGCCAGCCCTCAGGCACTTTGACAAGAGGTCAGGGCCTATCAGGGAAGGTCTGGACCACACAGATCAATTCCAGCACTCTGCTCTTGACGACAGTAAGTGCCATTTGGAGCACTAGGACTACAGCCTAAATTGAAGACTTTCAATTGGCATTATCTTTAAAATGGTATCATATACTAATAATGATATAGagtaaaaggcaacaaaatgaGTAGCATTCTAGTAGAATTACTAATAAAACTTTTACAatatactactctccaagcataggcTGTGAAGAAAactgtgaccttttccttatatgccacacaaatgctacaaaaaacatgaccttcttgacAAAGGTAAAAACTGTTATGAATACACAAAATATCCTGAATTCCTCCAAGCTGTCATCCATGACAATGACTCCCAATGTCAACAATAGTGTCTCTCATGGTCACACCCTTCCATTTACAGCAGTGCCGGACCAGTGCATAGTGATGAATCACACCTACAGTATAACACACCCAATCAAATAATGTATTGTACTGTCTCACCTGTGCTACTGCATTGCAGAACTCCAGTGAGTTGAGGAACATGAGTAGAGCGGGGGCGTTGACATAGTCTTCCTTTCTCAGCGCATGCCAATCATCCGACCTGATCTCTATCTTCCTGGGCAGGGAGGAGTATAGGCCGCTCAGACCTGTGGCCAGGACCTACAACAACGACAAAACAACAAAGAGTTAGACAACAAACGTACAGACCACTCAGACCTATACCGCAACAATAAAACAACGAAGAGCTAGACAAAATTTATAGTTTGGGAATTGGGAGgaaaggggaaatgtttgtgGAGATCTAATTTCGCAGATCTATTATTACAGAGAAAAGGAGAACAGGTATGTTTGATTGAGgctactgtaattcttgaaatttttgtgctggttttatgttcacggatTTCACGGTGACCCCTTCATCATAAACTTTAAACCAGCAGTGTTCCCATTcctgtataattatatattactatagctacatgtaaagACTAGAGCTACCACAAATCACTGTAACACTCCAATTTATCCTTAATGGGAAATAAAatcacagcaaacttaaatgcagcTACGGTAGTTGAAGAAAAAATGCACCATTTCTTAAATCAGCTACTAGCACACATACAAAAGCTGTCCAATATGTGGGACAAAAGTTCTATATAGAAGTTTTGTAGCtgaaaatatacaaagaaaTTCTGATTAGTTAActctttgtgtgtatgtatatgtatgttctCTCTGGGCCAATTCCTATAAAGAGTAGACACCCATCGACTCTACCTAAACAGTTTAAATCCCCTCATTTACTCAGACTGTAATTACCAATTTGCTGAGGAGCGATCTGAATGCCTATCTTTGTGTGATCAGTGATTAGACCAGCTCAGCTGCCTGGCTGTGTGAAAGTGGCACAGGTAATTGCTGACGTGAGCTATTTAAGGCAGTGCTTAGCATTTCAGTTTACACTTAACAAGTTGCACTGAAATATTCTCAGCGGGTATATAAGGACATCTGCATATTGTACTATACATGAACTGAAGGCACTGCTAAAAATAAAACTATAGGACTTGAACGGAGCCACTTTTTCAAAGACAAGTTCTAAGGCTAAAAATTAGTAAAAATAAATTTCTGGGAAGATGTTCTCACTTAAAATTTAGGTGTGCAGAAAATATTTTGGCTCCACAACATAGAATGTCAGTAAAGACTACCGGTAATAACAAAGCTTACTGCCTCTTTTCAGGGCGTTAATTTGAAATTCTATTGTTAACTTTTAATTTTTAACAAGGGGTACAACAAAGATTTGGTTATTTTTCAAGACACTAGGATGTCAAGTATTTGCTGTATACTAGTCTACAACTGTACATAAACCAACACAAATATCTAGTTACACTGGTACACCTATAGCAAAAAATTATAGGTGCACAGTTTCAATTGCAACCAGTAGTTCCAGCCCTGAGTTCCCATACACATTACAGAGCTGGCACCATGAAGCACAGCTAGTGCGCATGCTATATGTGTCTCCACTTAAGGTATGATAAAGGGTGGGTGAGAGGCCAAGGGTCATTAACTGTAGACCCTTTCTGAATGGGTTACTGGGTCAGCTATAAATACAAAACCTATTAAGAGTTAAAACTACAAAGAAACTGCTCGCAATAAAATATCATTGTGACCATACTGATGAAATAAGCCCTGCAAGGAAAGAGCTGCTATTTTCGGATCTGAGTTTTGGGACCCATTGGTAAACCACGGGCTGATGTTTTGGTACAAACAGCTTCTGTGGTTAGTTGAACCACATTTATTACCACAAGACTGTCGTACCTGGACTTTGCTCATCACCTCATGTCAGATAAAAAGCATGGATGTTAAGCTAGCAGTGGGTGGTGTCTGTCCTAAAACAGGTACATTCCCACACTTAAGTACCCTGGGAggcagccgggatcgggcagctaggacagtttatctaCCCTTCTCgatagcgataactccttcaggcttaaactccccgggagcactaatgtgagatctgcgggctgactgccttgggtccccgaacaaaactcacTAGCTACCCgctcctgtctggctcccagggtaacaCTTACTGGACAGAAGTCTGAATTCTCCGCTATGTACGCTGCGACTGTTTCGTTCTGCGCTGTCAGTGACATACAGAACAGGAGTGCGTCCTGAGCCTGTTGTCCCACCCTGCCTCCACTGTGCACATTCTCCAGAAGGACGGAGATGATCAGACCAAACTTCTCCACACCTGCGTTTGTCTTTGAGTCAAAAAACTGTTTCACCAACGTCGGATCCTCGCGAAGATTCCTGCACAGTTGGTTCAGAAGAAACATCCTGTCTTCTACGCTTGATTCCTTCGAGTCAAAACTCACTCTAATCAGGTGTAAGAGTGGGTTCAACACAGAGATGTGATGTAAGACAGGTTGTGGACTTTGAGACACCAGCCTGCCGTACATCTTCAGTAGTTCTGAGTGAAGCTCGTCTGTGAAACGGCCGCCATGTCTGGAGGTCCAATCTAAAGTATTTCCCATGATGTCCTGGCTGATGAGGAATTGTAGCAGTGGTCCGGGGACGGCCTCATCTCTGCAGTCTTCTTCTATAACCAGGTCTACCACCTGGCCAAGATGATTGACAATGGCCCGAACATCTTCTTCTCCTGTTGTCCTCTCAGGATCTTGACCAGCACATCTTAGGATGTTTTGCACCTGCATCCAATGATCTTTAAGGACATCCAGCCAAGCCTCCTGGTCAGCAGTATGATCCATGGTGGACAGACTCAATCCAACCCGAGTGGATGCTCCACGGAGGCACCTGATGACCCTATCTGTGTGTTTTCTGGCTTTACAGTAACAGGCCAGGCAAAGGTTCCACTAGACAAAGGTCACTTCAATCTGTTATTGAATCAAGTCCTGGCATAATAGAGACATCAGTGTGCGTACGTCTCTTCGTCTCGACAATCCAACGACCATTTCATTAATCCTGATCAATTAATTCTTATCGAATTCAGGTCAATTAGGCCATCTGCAATTCTGCGTACATTTCGAGTACAGATTTATATGTAGATTCCAATACTTCAGCATACATACACCTACATGATTTGTACAATTTCAGTCTGAAATCTTCATCAAAACAAGTACCGGTAACCAATTATTTATCTGTTTCCAACAGAAGGCTGTTAGAACCTGATTAAATCAAGGATTTATCTATCAGTGAATACATGTTCATGCAAATGAAAGTAAGCTGCAAATTGATTGATCTGTTTTTCTAGCACAACTGGTTTGCATTTGTCCCATGATTAAAATAGATATCACTGCTGGTTATCAATTTGAATAATGTACAATTCAATAATCATTTATTTAACCACAGGCAATGAAATTTGTATGTAGCAAAATAGCCGTTAAAGAATTTGTGCCTTTTCAGTCATGAATAATTTCTTATGGTTGAATGTCATGAAACATTGTCATATTTTATGAAAGATATTTATGTCTATCTTTTATCATTTCACTTTCAGTCACAAAGAgctcagtcatagtcatacactTGCCAAAGAAATGATGAAGAGACAACTGACTGCTATAGGCAGGTATTTTCAACTCAATGGTCTATATGTATATCATAGGTAACCTTGGCAGTTCtagacttgaaaaaaaatatatttataaAGTCTTCACAGATAAGCATTCTTGAAATGGCCATCAATAAATAATATATTTATCTTAACTGGTGGGGCTCTGGCTGAGAAAATATCTACATTTCCGACCATACCAGACCACAAGACTGTATATAGCTGTTACGGCTGATTGAATTGTTTCACTCAGGGGTTTACGGGTGTCAATCAGTAAATGTACTAAGTACCTATATATGTATTGACAGCTAGTCTAGAATTTTCCCATAGGGACTACAGTAGTGCATGTATGTAGTTAAGGATTACACAATGATATTGGACTTGGCCTAAGGTCTGGTAAAGTGAGTCATGGGACAGATATGAAACAGGGTGGGCTTCATACATTATA contains the following coding sequences:
- the LOC118419080 gene encoding FTS and Hook-interacting protein-like isoform X2, yielding MSWFQKLRSKSVNTQSRPPTGVRSLYGKVMVDPQTCLEVFKNHWRQAYTIMCRHIPTQATIYHRVALTGDEVQAVVNYVDQMMNLLVEEETVNGKIGPMLQFLTNEGIMEKLLDWSVEHSQFADEMKHEQLKVYETLLCGSPQPVLHQKHILNPLLRLLGMCSDANTVEIENHLILLLNQLCVSLYKDPSLLEQFFNAKADHGPAKFLIFSLLIPYVHREGRIGQQARDALLLCMSLSAENETVGTYIAENSNFCHVLATGLSGLYSSLPRKIEIRSDDWHALRKEDYVNAPALLMFLNSLEFCNAVAQVAHPMVRNQLLELLYNGFLVPVMGPALHKTSVDEVIASTTYFDLFLRTITEPALMKAFLRFITTATYDDHLVMDALISRITSNSRISVVTLALFRTVVSLNCEDVMLELVLKYLVPCTHVMVSQRRSVKEADLYGKTSEKFLSLTPDCCRIDNNANQQAAPVAIVTNIGIKGNKATPVTTIDQKVAEQKVKEKADLRRFETSYMEYLQDARVGIGQSWKACKCWSAPYDGDNPPEDSVKAEDLHWGQIKNYDRKERVVYGTSRGRSASFHPRSPSEGVELRPRLGSAPVKSRQMDETPDSGLSSGSDTKPDNEWSLTFKGGRIEAHSPSKTRRKISPTTSSSDSLHSIHSIVDVEVHVDGKKTDDKAKERVAVNGEMNEGAKKEEQEGKELKSEDLGTDEQKIVQNGEEEEEKDRDETDGKEKKDAEDENDDDEEDEAVSSMATTPSPGMSPPQTPHGELPQSPTNFRPLHLAFSPIAAQEDKSRIGSPNTGPFIAALFSKLETMMSNSLYVNLLLTGILRQLSYYPLPLLRSFLLNTNLVFQPSVKSLVQILSSVKNKIDYYSQSVENFQGLVVRGRNFLSYREQVLYDSESNQMILKDKKQAVGQSPSPQTTPAPTQPPKPQPPPPVPPVGDANSIWEGLSELYEHVWSMTDPCKC
- the LOC118419080 gene encoding FTS and Hook-interacting protein-like isoform X1 — protein: MSWFQKLRSKSVNTQSRPPTGVRSLYGKVMVDPQTCLEVFKNHWRQAYTIMCRHIPTQATIYHRVALTGDEVQAVVNYVDQMMNLLVEEETVNGKIGPMLQFLTNEGIMEKLLDWSVEHSQFADEMKHEQLKVYETLLCGSPQPVLHQKHILNPLLRLLGMCSDANTVEIENHLILLLNQLCVSLYKDPSLLEQFFNAKADHGPAKFLIFSLLIPYVHREGRIGQQARDALLLCMSLSAENETVGTYIAENSNFCHVLATGLSGLYSSLPRKIEIRSDDWHALRKEDYVNAPALLMFLNSLEFCNAVAQVAHPMVRNQLLELLYNGFLVPVMGPALHKTSVDEVIASTTYFDLFLRTITEPALMKAFLRFITTATYDDHLVMDALISRITSNSRISVVTLALFRTVVSLNCEDVMLELVLKYLVPCTHVMVSQRRSVKEADLYGKTSEKFLSLTPDCCRIDNNANQQAAPVAIVTNIGIKGNKATPVTTIDQKVAEQKVKEKADLRRFETSYMEYLQDARVGIGQSWKACKCWSAPYDGDNPPEDSVKAEDLHWGQIKNYDRKERVVYGTSRGRSASFHPRSPSEGVELRPRLGSAPVKSRQMDETPDSGLSSGSDTKPDNEWSLTFKGGRIEAHSPSKTRRKISPTTSSSDSLHSIHSIVDVEVHVDGKKTDDKAKERVAVNGEMNEGAKKEEQEGKELKSEDLGTDEQKIVQNGEEEEEKDRGQSLPCHGTSGSCRQSGALANGAGTLHEVLHGSGGIVGVGGVGSSASGENCSRTHAAQNGGHCGENAGNNGGRNAETRHETHESGLSHGMAGDTSNTDHTATNTLPRSDSFEALFNALESKPIDGELELDMSIENLLNRDVEGKALPPELRTKRSYTKLDTSLSSLHTNNNLTNDRVVHICKSCCDDGDNEVFDQLDETDGKEKKDAEDENDDDEEDEAVSSMATTPSPGMSPPQTPHGELPQSPTNFRPLHLAFSPIAAQEDKSRIGSPNTGPFIAALFSKLETMMSNSLYVNLLLTGILRQLSYYPLPLLRSFLLNTNLVFQPSVKSLVQILSSVKNKIDYYSQSVENFQGLVVRGRNFLSYREQVLYDSESNQMILKDKKQAVGQSPSPQTTPAPTQPPKPQPPPPVPPVGDANSIWEGLSELYEHVWSMTDPCKC